Proteins encoded in a region of the Agromyces protaetiae genome:
- a CDS encoding TetR/AcrR family transcriptional regulator, which yields MSPDSPARASSEPELPRGVALAWGVAANPQRGPKRELSIERIVEVAAAIADAEGLAAVSMSRVAQALGFTTMSLYRYVSAKDDLLTLMQEFGTGVPPEPEPGDEELPWRERLRAHAAGVLSRYREHPWMLDIPIEGTPVTPNNLAWMDSALAILGDLPLSEDERVAMMLLITGQTRWQAIVERSYVESASAAGVDPQTIDDARDAMLDSLVTAEEFPALRRAVDAGVFRADDDPLAFGLERVLDSIEVYVEARAAGEPAVAVPPTIHEDPAVLADKKVREAHKARREAEKRLRDARKLERVALKEARTRLARS from the coding sequence ATGAGTCCCGACTCCCCCGCCCGCGCGTCCAGCGAACCCGAGCTGCCGCGCGGCGTCGCGCTCGCGTGGGGCGTCGCGGCCAACCCGCAGCGCGGACCCAAGCGCGAGCTCAGCATCGAGCGGATCGTCGAGGTCGCCGCCGCGATCGCCGACGCCGAGGGGCTCGCCGCGGTCTCCATGAGCCGGGTCGCACAAGCCCTCGGATTCACGACCATGTCGCTCTACCGGTACGTGAGCGCGAAGGACGACCTGCTGACCCTCATGCAGGAGTTCGGCACGGGCGTGCCGCCCGAGCCCGAGCCCGGCGACGAGGAGCTGCCCTGGCGCGAGCGCCTCCGCGCCCACGCCGCGGGCGTGCTCTCGCGCTACCGTGAGCACCCGTGGATGCTCGACATCCCCATCGAGGGAACACCCGTCACGCCCAACAATCTCGCGTGGATGGACTCCGCACTCGCGATCCTCGGCGACCTCCCGCTCTCCGAAGACGAACGCGTCGCAATGATGCTGCTCATCACGGGCCAGACGAGATGGCAGGCGATCGTCGAACGGTCGTACGTGGAGTCGGCGAGCGCTGCCGGCGTCGATCCGCAGACGATCGACGACGCCCGCGACGCGATGCTCGACTCGCTCGTCACCGCTGAGGAGTTCCCGGCGCTCCGCCGCGCCGTCGACGCCGGGGTCTTCCGCGCCGACGACGACCCCCTCGCGTTCGGGCTCGAACGTGTGCTGGACAGCATCGAGGTCTACGTCGAGGCGCGCGCCGCGGGCGAGCCGGCGGTCGCCGTGCCCCCCACGATCCACGAGGATCCCGCGGTGCTCGCCGACAAGAAGGTCCGCGAGGCGCACAAGGCCCGCCGCGAGGCCGAGAAGCGGTTGCGCGACGCTCGCAAGCTCGAACGTGTCGCCCTCAAGGAGGCGCGCACCAGGCTCGCCCGCTCCTGA
- a CDS encoding ATP-binding cassette domain-containing protein: protein MTLAIDARGLGKRFGRTSVLDGLDLAVPQGTVFALLGPNGAGKTTTINILTTLVRPDAGTAIVAGHDVVRDPDAVRARISLTGQQAAVDEVLTGRENLVMVGRLSGLAPRAAKARADELLLRFDLVQAAGRGVKTYSGGMRRRLDLACSLVVPTPVIFLDEPTTGLDTRSRQELWRVISEIAEAGATVFLTTQYLEEADRLAERIAVLDGGRVVAEGSASQLKSRIGGDVVELRGSDDELLAELPADGSVHGLRAAIDELDRHDASTRPGVHVTVRRPSLDDVFLAITGGPAATSEDAAEASAQLITEGRS from the coding sequence ATGACTCTCGCGATCGACGCTCGCGGGCTCGGCAAGCGGTTCGGACGGACGAGCGTGCTCGACGGCCTCGACCTCGCCGTGCCGCAGGGGACCGTGTTCGCCCTGCTCGGACCGAACGGGGCAGGCAAGACGACCACCATCAACATCCTCACCACGCTGGTGCGGCCCGATGCCGGAACCGCGATCGTGGCCGGGCACGACGTCGTCCGCGACCCCGACGCCGTTCGGGCCAGGATCAGCCTCACGGGCCAGCAGGCCGCGGTCGACGAGGTGCTCACCGGCCGCGAGAACCTGGTGATGGTCGGCCGGCTCTCGGGGCTCGCTCCGCGGGCGGCGAAGGCGCGCGCCGACGAACTCCTGCTCCGGTTCGACCTCGTGCAGGCCGCCGGGCGTGGCGTGAAGACCTACTCGGGCGGCATGCGACGCAGGCTCGACCTCGCCTGCAGCCTCGTGGTGCCGACGCCGGTGATCTTCCTCGACGAGCCGACCACCGGCCTCGACACCAGGAGCCGGCAGGAGCTGTGGCGGGTGATCTCCGAGATCGCCGAGGCGGGAGCCACGGTCTTCCTCACCACCCAGTACCTCGAGGAAGCCGATCGTCTCGCCGAGCGCATCGCCGTCCTCGACGGCGGGCGCGTCGTCGCCGAGGGCAGTGCGAGCCAGCTCAAGTCCCGGATCGGCGGCGACGTCGTCGAACTCCGCGGGTCGGACGACGAACTCCTCGCCGAGCTGCCGGCCGATGGCTCGGTGCACGGACTGCGCGCGGCGATCGACGAGCTCGACCGCCACGACGCGTCCACGCGCCCCGGCGTCCACGTCACCGTGCGGCGACCGAGCCTCGACGACGTGTTCCTCGCCATCACGGGCGGCCCGGCCGCCACCTCGGAGGATGCCGCCGAGGCATCCGCTCAGCTCATCACGGAAGGCCGATCATGA
- a CDS encoding F0F1 ATP synthase subunit delta yields the protein MGSATREALAGTRAALAGLGRAELQAADDLLAAARVIGATPHLRTALIDAEADEAQKRALVAQVFGSRIAPEAATLLVSAASQRWSSGNDFLAGLEELGFRLASEAAGRDVQVDAELFAFERTVAHDAELELALGSKLGAAAAKSQLVERLLATRASAATVAIVRHLVQQPRGRRIGEMLRQAASIVADQRGFDVATITTAVPLTEEQRERLERSLAATAGRSIRFDTIVDPAVLGGVRVQLGDDVIDGSVASRLSDLRLKLAG from the coding sequence ATGGGTAGCGCAACGAGGGAGGCCCTCGCGGGCACCCGCGCCGCGCTCGCCGGCCTCGGCCGTGCCGAGCTCCAGGCCGCAGACGACCTGCTCGCCGCGGCCCGTGTCATCGGCGCGACGCCGCACCTGCGGACCGCGCTGATCGATGCGGAGGCCGACGAGGCGCAGAAGCGCGCGCTCGTCGCGCAGGTCTTCGGCTCGCGGATCGCACCCGAGGCGGCCACGCTCCTCGTGAGCGCGGCGTCGCAGCGCTGGTCGAGTGGCAATGACTTCCTCGCGGGTCTCGAAGAGCTCGGCTTCCGCCTCGCCTCCGAGGCCGCGGGCAGGGATGTCCAGGTCGACGCCGAACTCTTCGCGTTCGAGCGCACGGTGGCCCACGACGCGGAGCTCGAGCTCGCGCTCGGCTCCAAGCTCGGCGCTGCCGCCGCCAAGTCGCAGCTCGTCGAACGGCTGCTCGCGACACGGGCGTCCGCAGCGACCGTCGCGATCGTCCGTCATCTCGTGCAGCAGCCGCGCGGACGGCGCATCGGCGAGATGCTTCGTCAGGCGGCCTCGATCGTCGCCGACCAGCGGGGCTTCGACGTGGCGACGATCACCACGGCGGTCCCGCTGACGGAAGAGCAGCGCGAACGCCTCGAGCGTTCGCTCGCCGCGACCGCCGGCCGGAGCATCCGCTTCGACACCATCGTCGACCCCGCCGTGCTCGGCGGGGTGCGCGTCCAGCTCGGCGATGACGTCATCGACGGCAGCGTCGCCAGCCGCCTCAGCGACCTGAGGCTGAAGCTCGCCGGCTGA
- the cysK gene encoding cysteine synthase A, translating to MAKVYDDITQAFGGTPLVRLNRITDGAEATVLAKLEFYNPSASVKDRLGVGIVDAAEASGALQPGGTIVEGTSGNTGIALAMIGAARGYRVILAMPETMSQERKSLLKAYGAELVLTPGSEGMKGAVGRAEQIAAGTPGAILARQFENEANVEIHRRTTAEEVWNDTDGGVDIFVSGIGTGGTLTGVGQVLKARKPDVKIVGVEPAESPILNGGAPGPHKIQGIGANFVPAILDRDVYDEIIDVNIDQAVATARRLGQDEGILGGISSGATVFAALELAKRPENAGKTIVVIVASYGERYLSTVLYEGLLG from the coding sequence ATGGCGAAGGTCTACGACGACATCACCCAGGCTTTCGGGGGCACGCCCCTCGTGCGCCTGAACCGCATCACCGACGGGGCAGAGGCGACCGTGCTCGCCAAGCTCGAGTTCTACAACCCCTCGGCGAGCGTGAAGGACCGGCTCGGGGTCGGCATCGTCGACGCCGCCGAGGCGTCCGGCGCGCTCCAGCCCGGGGGCACCATCGTCGAGGGGACGAGCGGCAACACCGGTATCGCGCTCGCGATGATCGGCGCCGCGCGCGGCTACCGGGTCATCCTCGCGATGCCCGAGACCATGTCGCAGGAGCGGAAGTCGCTGCTCAAGGCGTACGGCGCCGAGCTCGTGCTCACGCCCGGCTCGGAAGGCATGAAGGGTGCCGTCGGCCGCGCCGAGCAGATCGCCGCTGGGACGCCCGGCGCGATCCTCGCCCGGCAGTTCGAGAACGAGGCGAACGTCGAGATCCACCGCCGCACCACGGCCGAGGAGGTCTGGAACGACACCGACGGCGGCGTCGACATCTTCGTCTCGGGCATCGGCACCGGAGGCACGCTCACCGGCGTCGGCCAGGTCCTCAAGGCGCGCAAGCCGGACGTGAAGATCGTGGGCGTCGAGCCCGCGGAGTCGCCGATCCTCAACGGCGGCGCACCCGGCCCGCACAAGATCCAGGGCATCGGGGCGAACTTCGTTCCCGCCATCCTCGACCGCGACGTCTACGACGAGATCATCGACGTGAACATCGACCAGGCGGTCGCCACAGCGCGCCGGCTCGGCCAGGACGAGGGCATTCTCGGCGGCATCTCCTCCGGTGCCACCGTGTTCGCCGCGCTCGAGCTCGCGAAGCGCCCCGAGAACGCCGGCAAGACCATCGTCGTGATCGTCGCGAGCTACGGCGAGCGGTATCTGTCGACGGTGCTCTACGAGGGACTGCTCGGCTGA
- a CDS encoding ABC transporter permease, which produces MTTVAASRPAPTPPALGTRRALGPLTAEAVFIRRSLTHSLRDGEALLMAILLPVMLMLLFTFVFGGALDPSGGYVDYVVPGIILLCAGFGASSTATYVARDMSTGVIDRFRTMPLHAGAVLAGHVVASVARNLLATAVVVGVALAVGFRPTAGIVEWLGAIGMITLYILAITWLFAAIGLAAGSPDAANGYGFILLFLPYLSSAFVPVDTLPGWLQWVAENQPITPIIETIRSLLMGTPMGDSGWWALGWCAAIILFAAWWGAWLFRRKAGRR; this is translated from the coding sequence ATGACCACCGTCGCAGCATCGCGCCCGGCGCCGACGCCACCCGCGCTCGGCACCAGGAGGGCGCTCGGGCCGCTCACCGCCGAGGCGGTGTTCATCCGCCGCAGCCTCACGCACTCGCTCCGCGACGGCGAGGCGCTGCTCATGGCGATCCTGCTCCCCGTCATGCTCATGCTCTTGTTCACCTTCGTCTTCGGCGGCGCGCTCGACCCGTCCGGCGGCTACGTGGACTACGTGGTTCCCGGCATCATCCTGCTCTGCGCGGGCTTCGGCGCGAGCTCGACGGCGACGTATGTGGCCCGCGACATGTCGACCGGGGTCATCGACCGGTTCCGCACCATGCCCCTGCACGCGGGGGCGGTGCTCGCCGGGCACGTCGTGGCGAGCGTCGCCAGGAACCTGCTCGCGACCGCGGTGGTGGTCGGAGTGGCGCTCGCGGTGGGCTTCCGGCCGACCGCCGGCATCGTCGAGTGGCTCGGCGCGATCGGCATGATCACGCTGTACATCCTCGCGATCACGTGGCTGTTCGCGGCGATCGGCCTCGCGGCCGGCAGCCCGGACGCCGCCAACGGCTACGGGTTCATCCTGTTGTTCCTGCCCTACCTGTCGAGCGCCTTCGTGCCCGTCGACACCCTGCCCGGCTGGCTGCAATGGGTCGCCGAGAACCAGCCGATCACGCCGATCATCGAAACCATCCGCAGCCTGCTCATGGGGACGCCGATGGGCGACTCGGGCTGGTGGGCGCTCGGCTGGTGTGCAGCGATCATCCTGTTCGCAGCCTGGTGGGGCGCCTGGCTCTTCCGTCGCAAGGCGGGCCGGCGCTGA
- the epsC gene encoding serine O-acetyltransferase EpsC, translating to MPILRTLKEDLATARAHDPAARGDLEVFLAYSGLHAIWTYRLTHRLWEAGLRLPARLLSQLVRFLTGIEIHPGARIGRRFFIDHGMGVVIGETAIVGDDVMLYHGVTLGGKAPRNTPPGTKRHPTLEDGVTVGAGAKILGDITVGAWSAVGANAVVTKPAPAHSLVVGVPATVKPLTHAAADAARGVHDWHWHI from the coding sequence GTGCCGATTCTCCGTACCCTGAAGGAAGACCTCGCGACCGCGCGTGCGCACGACCCTGCCGCACGAGGCGATCTCGAGGTCTTTCTCGCCTACTCGGGCCTGCACGCCATCTGGACGTATCGCCTGACCCACCGCCTCTGGGAGGCGGGGTTGCGGTTGCCGGCCCGGTTGCTCTCACAGCTCGTGCGGTTCCTGACCGGGATCGAGATCCACCCCGGGGCGCGCATCGGGCGGCGGTTCTTCATCGACCACGGCATGGGCGTGGTGATCGGCGAGACTGCGATCGTGGGCGACGACGTCATGCTCTACCACGGCGTGACGCTCGGCGGAAAGGCGCCGCGCAACACGCCGCCGGGCACCAAGCGGCACCCGACCCTCGAGGACGGGGTGACGGTCGGCGCCGGGGCGAAGATTCTCGGCGACATCACGGTCGGCGCGTGGAGCGCGGTCGGCGCCAACGCGGTGGTCACGAAGCCCGCGCCGGCGCACTCGCTCGTGGTCGGCGTGCCGGCGACCGTGAAGCCGCTCACGCACGCCGCCGCCGACGCCGCCCGCGGCGTCCACGACTGGCACTGGCACATTTAG
- the prmC gene encoding peptide chain release factor N(5)-glutamine methyltransferase — MTSETDAPGPTLREARDATVAALTAAGIPDPEVDAELLLAHVTGESRGAVQARLIVGGSLSEADASALAELVRRRAAREPLQHITGRAPFRSLELEVGPGVFVPRPETETVAQLAIDALRAAAEPEPVGVDLGTGSGAIALALATEVPHARVWAVEKSPDALPWTRRNVEASGAGNLTLVEGDLTDALAELEGRVAVLVSNPPYVPAAEVPRDPEVHLHDPAMALYGGGDGLDVIRVILHRGLALLRPGGALVIEHAEHQSAAIAELLATDGWRAIAHHRDLTGRDRATTAVR, encoded by the coding sequence ATGACGAGCGAGACGGATGCCCCGGGCCCGACCCTGCGCGAGGCGCGCGATGCGACGGTGGCCGCGCTGACGGCCGCGGGGATCCCTGATCCGGAGGTGGACGCCGAGCTGCTGCTCGCCCACGTGACCGGGGAGTCGCGCGGGGCCGTGCAGGCCCGGCTCATCGTCGGTGGTTCGCTGAGCGAGGCGGATGCCTCGGCGCTCGCCGAGCTCGTGCGGCGCCGTGCGGCGCGCGAGCCGCTGCAGCACATCACCGGCCGTGCCCCGTTCCGGTCGCTCGAGCTGGAGGTCGGGCCCGGCGTCTTCGTGCCGAGGCCGGAGACCGAGACGGTCGCTCAGCTCGCGATCGACGCGTTGCGTGCGGCGGCCGAGCCCGAGCCGGTCGGCGTCGACCTCGGCACGGGGAGCGGCGCCATCGCGCTCGCCCTCGCGACCGAGGTGCCGCATGCGCGGGTCTGGGCGGTCGAGAAGTCGCCCGATGCCCTCCCGTGGACCCGGCGGAACGTCGAGGCATCCGGCGCCGGGAATCTGACCCTCGTGGAGGGGGATCTGACCGACGCGCTCGCAGAGCTCGAGGGGCGGGTCGCGGTGCTGGTGTCGAACCCGCCGTACGTGCCGGCGGCGGAGGTCCCACGGGATCCCGAGGTGCACCTGCACGATCCTGCGATGGCGCTCTACGGCGGCGGTGACGGTCTTGACGTGATCCGTGTGATCTTGCACCGCGGTCTCGCGCTGCTGCGCCCCGGTGGCGCGCTCGTGATCGAGCACGCCGAGCACCAGTCGGCAGCGATCGCCGAGCTGCTCGCGACCGACGGCTGGCGCGCGATCGCGCACCACCGGGACCTCACGGGACGCGATCGGGCCACCACCGCCGTCCGCTGA
- a CDS encoding HAD-IA family hydrolase, giving the protein MGSPLFLFDFDQTLSAFDFRKRLPALAAATGMSQYHLASRWWAGGHERAAEAGEYATTEAYLAAFREVTGAPLTREQWLRARLAAMTPVPVALDALRLAASLGTASLLSNNPIVFHDCFAELAPEAASILGGDGLVSAQLGARKPGALIFARVLARFGVDAADAMLIDDAPANVAGARDAGLAAFEFRLHGPDANSHDLAGAIRDFAAQVGSRHGIPG; this is encoded by the coding sequence GTGGGCTCTCCCCTCTTCCTCTTCGACTTCGATCAGACGCTCTCCGCGTTCGACTTCCGCAAGCGGCTGCCCGCGCTCGCGGCGGCGACGGGCATGAGCCAGTACCACCTGGCCTCGAGATGGTGGGCCGGTGGGCACGAGCGCGCGGCCGAGGCCGGCGAGTATGCGACGACCGAGGCCTACCTCGCGGCGTTCCGCGAGGTCACGGGCGCCCCGCTCACGCGTGAGCAGTGGCTGCGGGCCCGGCTGGCGGCGATGACACCCGTGCCGGTCGCGCTCGACGCGCTGCGGCTCGCGGCCTCGCTCGGCACGGCCTCGCTGCTGTCGAACAACCCGATCGTCTTCCACGACTGTTTCGCCGAGCTCGCGCCGGAGGCCGCGTCGATCCTCGGCGGGGACGGACTGGTCTCGGCTCAGCTGGGCGCCAGGAAGCCGGGTGCGCTGATCTTCGCGCGCGTCCTCGCCCGGTTCGGCGTCGACGCCGCGGACGCGATGCTCATCGACGACGCACCCGCCAACGTCGCGGGCGCACGCGATGCGGGTCTCGCGGCGTTCGAGTTCCGGCTGCACGGCCCCGACGCGAACAGTCATGACCTCGCGGGCGCCATCCGCGACTTCGCCGCGCAGGTCGGGTCGCGTCACGGCATCCCCGGCTGA
- a CDS encoding MraY family glycosyltransferase, producing MTLFVALAVFAALVSFVGSLVVWKLGLKYRLYPKIRDRDVHTTPTPRLGGIAIFIAVLAAFAAAGVVSALGGSRFSLVAIIFEDPVQVLSILGAALLIVLLGVADDLWDLDWMTKLAGQFIAAGLIAWQGVSIVSLPIGGISVGSSWMSAVITVFAIVLVMNAVNFIDGLDGLVAGVALIANGVFFIYSYLLVQETSPFNYFNLASLIAIVLVGALAGFLPLNWHRAKLFMGDAGALLVGLLMATSAIAVTGQINPGAVGLEELFAAFIPIILPFAVLVIPLLDFGLAVVRRLRAGKSPFAADRKHLHHRLLDMGHSHLHAVLIFYAWTAVIAIGCLMTYVFPVYLGIDANWAFVLLGVGFVLCAVFTLAPLGRRKRLTVAAEETPVADLPGLDELAGPATPGPAPVAAAGAAAPPTDGASNHAPEPGNGTQR from the coding sequence ATGACCCTGTTCGTCGCCCTCGCCGTGTTCGCGGCGCTCGTGTCCTTCGTCGGATCCCTCGTGGTCTGGAAGCTCGGGCTGAAGTACCGGCTGTACCCGAAGATCCGCGACCGCGACGTGCACACGACGCCCACTCCGCGGCTCGGCGGCATCGCGATCTTCATCGCGGTGCTCGCGGCGTTCGCCGCGGCGGGGGTCGTCTCAGCACTCGGCGGCAGCCGGTTCTCGCTCGTCGCGATCATCTTCGAGGACCCGGTCCAGGTGCTCTCGATCCTGGGTGCCGCGCTGCTCATCGTGCTGCTCGGCGTGGCCGACGATCTGTGGGACCTGGACTGGATGACCAAGCTCGCCGGGCAGTTCATCGCGGCCGGGCTCATCGCCTGGCAGGGCGTCTCGATCGTCTCGCTGCCCATCGGAGGCATCTCGGTCGGCTCCTCGTGGATGAGTGCCGTGATCACCGTCTTCGCGATCGTGCTCGTGATGAACGCGGTCAACTTCATCGACGGGCTCGACGGGCTGGTCGCGGGCGTCGCGCTCATCGCCAACGGCGTCTTCTTCATCTACAGCTACCTGCTGGTGCAGGAGACGTCGCCCTTCAACTACTTCAACCTGGCCTCGCTCATCGCCATCGTGCTGGTCGGAGCGCTCGCCGGATTCCTGCCGCTCAACTGGCATCGGGCGAAACTGTTCATGGGCGACGCCGGAGCCCTGCTCGTCGGGCTGCTGATGGCCACCTCGGCGATCGCGGTGACGGGGCAGATCAACCCCGGCGCGGTCGGCCTCGAAGAGCTCTTCGCCGCGTTCATCCCGATCATCCTGCCGTTCGCGGTGCTCGTGATCCCGCTGCTCGACTTCGGGCTGGCGGTCGTCAGGCGGCTCAGGGCGGGCAAATCGCCGTTCGCCGCAGACCGCAAGCACCTGCATCACCGGCTGCTCGACATGGGGCACTCGCACCTGCACGCGGTGCTCATCTTCTACGCCTGGACCGCGGTCATCGCGATCGGATGCCTCATGACCTATGTCTTCCCGGTCTACCTCGGCATCGACGCGAACTGGGCCTTCGTGCTGCTCGGCGTGGGCTTCGTGCTGTGCGCCGTGTTCACGCTCGCGCCGCTCGGTCGCCGCAAGCGGCTGACGGTCGCCGCCGAGGAGACGCCCGTCGCCGATCTGCCGGGGCTCGACGAGCTCGCCGGGCCCGCGACGCCCGGCCCGGCGCCGGTCGCCGCGGCGGGAGCCGCCGCACCGCCGACCGACGGCGCCTCGAACCACGCTCCCGAACCAGGAAACGGAACCCAACGATGA
- a CDS encoding L-threonylcarbamoyladenylate synthase yields the protein MTSIYDCSAEADLLTGMRLARAAIGRGELVVVPTDTVYGLAADAFSPKAVQRLLEAKGRGRTSPPPVLIPGVPTLDALARDVPEPVRKLVEAFWPGGLTIVLHAQPSLQWDLGETRGTVALRMPRHRIALELLSETGPLAVSSANLSGRPAAGTAQAAADMLGDSVAVYLDGGAAGDEYEAVGERPGDLSSTIVDATGDGLRLVRAGVITRAELVEVVGEEAFAAETSDRPTPADEASGAGEASGAGETSTDEASAP from the coding sequence ATGACATCGATCTACGACTGCTCGGCCGAGGCCGACCTGCTCACCGGCATGCGTCTCGCCCGGGCGGCGATCGGGCGCGGCGAGCTCGTCGTCGTTCCGACCGACACGGTGTACGGGCTGGCAGCCGATGCCTTCTCGCCGAAGGCCGTGCAGCGACTCCTCGAGGCGAAGGGCCGTGGCCGCACGTCGCCGCCGCCGGTGCTGATCCCGGGGGTGCCGACGCTCGACGCGCTCGCGCGCGACGTTCCCGAGCCCGTCCGCAAGCTCGTCGAGGCGTTCTGGCCGGGCGGGTTGACGATCGTGCTGCACGCCCAGCCGTCGTTGCAGTGGGATCTCGGCGAGACGCGGGGGACGGTCGCGCTCCGGATGCCACGGCACCGGATCGCGCTCGAGCTGCTCTCGGAGACCGGCCCGCTCGCGGTGTCCTCGGCGAACCTCTCGGGCCGGCCTGCGGCCGGCACCGCGCAGGCGGCGGCGGACATGCTCGGCGACTCGGTCGCGGTGTATCTCGACGGCGGGGCCGCCGGCGACGAGTACGAGGCGGTGGGGGAGCGCCCGGGCGATCTCTCGTCAACGATCGTCGATGCGACCGGCGACGGGCTGCGCCTCGTCCGTGCCGGCGTCATCACCCGCGCCGAGCTGGTCGAGGTCGTCGGCGAGGAGGCGTTCGCCGCCGAGACATCCGATCGGCCCACGCCGGCCGACGAGGCATCCGGCGCCGGCGAGGCATCCGGAGCCGGCGAAACGTCCACCGACGAGGCATCCGCCCCATGA
- the atpE gene encoding ATP synthase F0 subunit C — protein sequence MDATTVLAEINGNIATVGYGLAAIGPAIGVGIVVGKTIEGVARQPELAGRLQVLMWIGIAFTEALAFIGIATYFIFV from the coding sequence GTGGACGCAACTACCGTTCTCGCTGAGATCAACGGCAACATCGCGACGGTCGGCTACGGCCTCGCAGCGATCGGCCCGGCCATCGGCGTCGGCATCGTCGTCGGTAAGACGATCGAGGGCGTCGCCCGCCAGCCCGAGCTCGCCGGCCGTCTTCAGGTCCTGATGTGGATCGGCATCGCCTTCACCGAGGCGCTCGCCTTCATCGGCATCGCGACGTACTTCATCTTCGTCTGA
- the atpB gene encoding F0F1 ATP synthase subunit A → MNLLVPTATDDGEFHGPSITEFFPGALLFEGTIFEINRITIVRIVAVVALLLVFWLGTRRMRVVPGRFQSLIEMGLDVVRVNIADDLLGKKDGKRFLPILTTIFFMVLFMNLTGVIPFLNIAGTSVIGVPLVLAIVAYITFIYAGVKKSPKNFFKNSLFPSGVPWPVYIIVTPIELISTFIIRPVTLTLRLMMNMIVGHLLLVLFFGATSFFVTQLGGWYSLIGVGTLAFGLAFTLFEILVAVLQAYVFALLTAVYIQLAVAEEH, encoded by the coding sequence GTGAACCTGCTGGTTCCAACTGCAACCGACGATGGTGAGTTCCACGGGCCGTCGATCACCGAGTTCTTCCCTGGAGCGCTGCTCTTCGAGGGCACGATCTTCGAGATCAACCGCATCACGATCGTACGAATCGTGGCAGTCGTCGCACTGCTGCTCGTCTTCTGGCTGGGCACGCGCCGCATGCGGGTCGTGCCGGGCCGCTTCCAGAGCCTCATCGAGATGGGCCTCGACGTCGTCCGCGTGAACATCGCCGACGACCTGCTCGGCAAGAAGGACGGCAAGCGGTTCCTGCCGATCCTCACCACGATCTTCTTCATGGTGCTGTTCATGAACTTGACGGGTGTGATCCCGTTCTTGAACATCGCCGGCACCTCGGTCATCGGCGTGCCGCTGGTCCTCGCGATCGTCGCGTACATCACGTTCATCTACGCGGGCGTCAAGAAGAGCCCGAAGAACTTCTTCAAGAACTCGCTGTTCCCCTCCGGCGTGCCGTGGCCCGTGTACATCATCGTCACGCCGATCGAGCTCATCTCGACGTTCATCATCCGGCCGGTCACGCTGACCCTCCGACTCATGATGAACATGATCGTCGGGCACCTGCTGCTCGTGCTCTTCTTCGGAGCGACCTCGTTCTTCGTCACGCAGCTCGGCGGCTGGTACAGCCTGATCGGCGTCGGAACGCTGGCCTTCGGCCTCGCGTTCACGCTGTTCGAGATCCTCGTCGCCGTCCTGCAGGCCTACGTCTTCGCCCTCCTCACCGCGGTCTACATCCAGCTCGCGGTGGCGGAAGAGCACTGA
- a CDS encoding F0F1 ATP synthase subunit B, with product MLHAVLSAATEAEGNTSPVIPEWYDIIGSAICFVIILAFFWKYVLPRVQKLLDERAEAIEGNIAKADEAQRKAEAALEEYTAQLADARAEAGRIREVAREDGKKIVTEAKDQAVIEAARVTSSAQAQIEAERQQALVSLRTEVGTIAIDLASGVVGETLSDDAKAKAVVDRFLADLEAEQASAGGKK from the coding sequence GTGCTCCACGCAGTTCTGAGCGCTGCGACCGAGGCTGAGGGGAACACGAGCCCGGTCATCCCCGAGTGGTATGACATCATCGGGTCGGCGATCTGCTTCGTCATCATCCTCGCCTTCTTCTGGAAGTACGTGCTCCCGCGCGTGCAGAAGCTGCTCGACGAGCGCGCCGAGGCCATCGAAGGCAACATCGCGAAGGCCGACGAGGCACAGCGCAAGGCCGAGGCGGCGCTCGAGGAATACACTGCTCAGCTCGCCGACGCGCGTGCCGAAGCCGGTCGTATCCGCGAGGTGGCTCGTGAAGACGGCAAGAAGATCGTCACCGAGGCCAAGGACCAGGCAGTGATCGAGGCCGCACGCGTGACCTCGAGCGCGCAGGCGCAGATCGAGGCCGAGCGTCAGCAGGCTCTCGTCTCGCTCCGCACCGAGGTCGGCACCATCGCGATCGACCTCGCGTCGGGAGTCGTCGGCGAGACGCTCTCCGACGATGCGAAGGCCAAGGCCGTCGTCGACCGGTTCCTCGCCGACCTCGAGGCCGAGCAGGCCTCCGCCGGAGGGAAGAAGTAA